TACAAGAAATACGACATTCAGCAAACAACACCGCTCACAAAAAAGGAGTAAAAGACTATATCTAATAATTCTGTACAACACCCAACAATACTTGGGTGTACTTTGACAccattttgttgccttttttaggaccatcttttttgtttttttgcacagaCATATTGATGACAAACTGAGCAGAGGATGGAAGTTAATCCTTaacattcctcctccttctctcacCCCCTGATTACCCTGGTTTAAAATGCAGAAGTGCCGCCGCTCACAAGAGGAAAAGGCACGGCTACATTTGATTAGAGTACGAGGTGGGCCCTCCCACCTGGCTGTACTCGGACGGCTGGCCGAGGTTGCCCTGGGCGTTGTAGCTCCCTGACTGGTCGAAGCTCCCCTGGTTGTAGGGCTGCTGGTTAAAGGTGCCGGCCTGTTTCTCAGATGCTCCGCCTGCTAACTTTGAAGAACCCTTGTGCCAGCCGGTCTCCTTAAAGACAAACCAGATGTTCCCAGCCCATAGAACAAAGTTGAGAAACCCAAAAACCTGAAGAGAAAAGGAACAAGACAGAGCGATATAAAACATGGGTAAATAGGAGATTCTAGTCATACTCTTGTCTTTTTATATCTTTGTTCATGTTCTTCTCGACTTTGACTCAAAAGCTTTATTCAAACGTCAACATGCTCGGCTTCTTTAGGAAccatctgcctcttttttgcctgatttCCTTCAGAAAATgtagcctttttctttttcttgtactaactaactagctaactaactaactgtaaTCAGAGAAAGCATTTGAATTGTCAGGTGAAGTTTTGAGAGGACGTCCAAAGATTCtttagaatgaaaaataaatgcagaaaaatgttgCCAAAATTTTGACTGATATGAAAAAAGAGGAGTCAAACTCCAGAAGAAGTAGTTAGTAGTATCTTAATTAGTTAGCACTAACTAACTACTTTCATACTTTCAGCTGCAACTTCATCTACAACTGTCACTGTTTCAGTATTTCAACCACTTCAAATGTTTCAACATTTCAgcagcaagcacacacacattttcttcagaGAATTTAGCCTTTCTCTAGTTTATCTATTCAGTCATTCCCAGTGTTTGGGACAGGTATCCCGCGGGCCTACCACTGAGGTGTTGAGTCCGGACCAGCGCGGCCCATGCACAGAGCCGCACTTGTTGGTCTGGACTTTGCAGGCGGAGATGAGGAGCTGCACCTCGTCTGGATCAGTGGCCATTTTCACATCAGACAGAGCCTTGGCCCAGGCAGAGGAACTGACCAGCCACATGAAGGAGAACACCACAGTCACTACAAAGTCCTGATGCcatgtgagagaggagagaccaAGGGTACGGACAAGTTAAACATTACTTTGTCGCTGCTTTGGGAAAGTAGTGGTTGAATGTCCAGTGTACTCACGATGAGCGGTCCTCGGTTGTTCTCACGGTACttgttttgaaagaaaatataGACGATGGTGGCCATGAGGGAATACAGGAATGCAAAGACTGCAATGGTGACGAAGAACTCTGCAGAGGATGAATAGTCTCCAATGAGGAACACGCGCTCCCTCCTTATGCCCTCACATGCAGGTGCTTCAAAGGACACCTGGTACAACCTGATACACACAGACGGAGGTACAGGGGTCAGTCCTGCTCACCACTCAAACCTGATCATACATTCACTCGTTCTCAACAGGCTTCCTTGTCTTTAACTTTTGCCAGACTGGAAAGAAAAAATCTCTTATGTTGTTCAGTAAACGTAATGATAAATTGTGATTCTGTGACATCCTCTGAATTTTAGCACAATACATCTAGTGGACTGGGCACAATTATAGTTACAGTATGTTTGCAGATGATACCAgtgaatccatccatccaattgTCTGTACTGTTTATGCATAAGGGTCACGGGTGGGCTGGAGCCAaacccagctgacactgggcaaAAGGCGGTGTGTTTCTTTACAGATTACAACTGAAAGGAATTATATACCTCTATGCCTCTTATATGCCTctagacctgtaagatcctcttTGCTTAATCAGAAACATATATCACTCTATTCAAAGCCGCCAGGCCctatagacaaaaacagtaacttaaGCTTGCAGAACACAAAAGTTTCTGTTGAAGCTggtgtgacttttgtgttttaacagttTAGTTCACAtatgaactaaccctttaaaacaccaaagtcacacaataacttaAACAAATTAACCAATAGAGCCAGTGATAGGCCAGCAACTCCCGTGATCAATGAcgtaaaatgactatttttgtcaatggagtctggtggctttcaacCGAgaaatacaacagctgtttctggttcaACAAacaggatcttacaggtctctctctgtggggatcctttctgtaGTGTTGTTAGACACAACAATTGGAGCAGGCGAGGTTatcccaaaggattatgttgcagccattgtaaCCTGTTCATGGCTGACAGCTGAGCCGATCTACGGGATCAAAATCAGTCACTTCAACCCCAAAATATGTAAGGTTAGGGTCCGgtttaaaaaaactgaattcaTCCTTTAATCAAAACCAGATAAGTTTAAAAGTCAGTTCaaacaaaattagaaaaaaacatattttcttatttaccCCAAGTGTTGTCAGGAAATACAGATTGTTTCAAGTTTTATCTGCAGTTTTTATGGAAGtactcccacacacacctacacacattatttttgaaTTCAGTAACTTCCTACATTATGTCAGAGAGACTTGTGGATATCAGGCTACAGTATGCTGCCAAACTTTAAGTATTCACATTGCTTTTAAATATACTTACATTGTTAGCTGAAtcattgtttttacatgaaagaaaaatgatgatgatgatactttGAAATATTCAGTTGTAATTagctatatatataaaaaaaaactatgcctaattgtgcatttgtgtgtag
This region of Pempheris klunzingeri isolate RE-2024b chromosome 2, fPemKlu1.hap1, whole genome shotgun sequence genomic DNA includes:
- the synpra gene encoding synaptoporin, whose protein sequence is MDTADQLASAGTFQVLKLPLGFIRVLEWLFAIFAFATCGGYSGQLRVSVDCMEKASSNLSIGIDFAYPFRLYQVSFEAPACEGIRRERVFLIGDYSSSAEFFVTIAVFAFLYSLMATIVYIFFQNKYRENNRGPLIDFVVTVVFSFMWLVSSSAWAKALSDVKMATDPDEVQLLISACKVQTNKCGSVHGPRWSGLNTSVVFGFLNFVLWAGNIWFVFKETGWHKGSSKLAGGASEKQAGTFNQQPYNQGSFDQSGSYNAQGNLGQPSEYSQVGGPTSYSNQM